The proteins below are encoded in one region of Sulfolobus islandicus Y.N.15.51:
- a CDS encoding ATP/GTP-binding protein → MYYVFILGTAGSGKTTLTKNLQDYLLDQEMDTAIINLDPAVEQLPYTPDFDVRDYVDAYEVMQNYHLGPNSSLIASIDLILTRAAEIKSEIDQIEANYVLVDTPGQIELFAYRETGKLISQLIRGSNKALGLFLLDSFLAKEARSFVSLLLLSSSIKFRLDLPIINVLNKVDLLTKKELEQILAWGENTENLIDELGRVDEYSLELVNLLIESLSSNLIPVSSEEGKGFDELYAEIQRVIAGGEDYLTEEPNPKL, encoded by the coding sequence ATGTACTATGTTTTTATACTTGGAACTGCAGGATCGGGGAAGACGACTCTGACAAAAAATTTACAAGATTATTTACTTGATCAAGAGATGGATACTGCAATAATAAACTTGGATCCAGCAGTCGAACAGTTACCATATACTCCCGACTTCGATGTTAGGGATTACGTTGATGCGTATGAGGTAATGCAAAACTATCATTTAGGGCCTAATTCTAGTTTAATAGCATCTATTGATTTAATTTTAACTAGGGCAGCAGAGATTAAGTCAGAAATCGACCAAATTGAGGCTAATTACGTATTAGTTGATACTCCGGGACAAATAGAGTTATTCGCGTATAGGGAGACTGGTAAGTTAATTTCTCAGTTAATTAGGGGAAGTAATAAGGCATTAGGGCTATTTCTTCTAGATTCTTTTCTTGCTAAGGAAGCTAGAAGCTTTGTATCCTTACTCCTACTTTCAAGTTCCATAAAATTTAGGCTTGACTTACCCATTATAAACGTTCTTAATAAGGTAGATCTTCTTACAAAAAAGGAGTTAGAACAGATATTAGCATGGGGGGAAAATACTGAGAATTTGATTGATGAGTTAGGTAGGGTGGACGAATATTCCCTTGAGTTAGTTAATTTATTGATAGAAAGCTTGTCTTCTAACTTAATTCCCGTATCATCAGAAGAGGGTAAGGGTTTTGACGAACTATATGCCGAAATTCAAAGGGTAATAGCTGGTGGGGAGGATTATTTGACAGAAGAGCCCAATCCAAAGTTATAA
- the priS gene encoding DNA primase small subunit PriS, with product MGTFTLHQGQSNLIKSFFRNYYLNAELGLPNDMELREFALQPFGSDTYIRHLSFSSSEELRDYLVNRNLPLHLFYSSARYQLPSARDMEEKAWMGSDLLFDIDADHICKLRSIRFCPVCGNAITSEKCERDNVETLEYVEMTSECIKRGLEEARNLVEILEDDFGLKPKVYFSGNRGFHVQVDCYGDCALLDSDERKEIAEYVMGVGVPSYPGGSESAPGWVGRKNRGINGVTIDGQVTIDVKRLIRIPNSLHGKSGLIVKEVTNLDDFEFNEALSPFTGYTIFLPYISIETEVLSRNIKLNRGVPIKIESSIGIYLHLKNLGEVKAYVR from the coding sequence ATGGGGACTTTTACATTGCACCAAGGGCAGAGTAATTTAATTAAGAGTTTTTTTAGGAACTATTATTTAAACGCGGAATTGGGATTGCCAAATGACATGGAATTAAGGGAGTTTGCCCTCCAACCTTTTGGCTCAGACACGTACATAAGGCATCTCTCCTTCTCTTCCAGTGAGGAATTAAGGGACTACCTAGTTAACAGAAATTTGCCACTTCATCTATTTTACTCCTCTGCAAGATATCAATTACCAAGTGCTAGAGACATGGAAGAGAAGGCTTGGATGGGGTCAGATTTGTTGTTTGATATAGATGCCGATCACATATGTAAACTAAGATCGATTAGGTTTTGCCCCGTTTGTGGTAATGCCATTACTTCTGAGAAATGTGAGAGAGATAACGTGGAGACTTTAGAGTATGTTGAGATGACAAGTGAGTGTATAAAAAGGGGTTTAGAAGAGGCTAGAAATTTGGTTGAGATTCTTGAGGATGATTTCGGATTAAAACCTAAGGTTTACTTTTCTGGAAATAGAGGTTTTCACGTGCAAGTTGACTGCTATGGCGATTGTGCACTTTTAGATTCTGATGAAAGAAAGGAAATTGCTGAATACGTTATGGGTGTAGGCGTTCCAAGCTATCCTGGTGGGAGTGAAAGCGCTCCAGGATGGGTGGGGAGAAAAAATCGCGGTATAAATGGGGTTACTATCGATGGGCAAGTTACCATTGACGTTAAGAGGCTAATTAGGATCCCAAATTCATTACATGGAAAATCCGGATTGATTGTAAAAGAGGTAACTAATTTAGATGATTTTGAGTTTAACGAGGCTTTGTCTCCCTTTACGGGCTATACAATATTTTTGCCCTATATTAGTATAGAAACTGAAGTTTTAAGCAGGAATATTAAGTTAAATAGGGGAGTACCAATTAAGATTGAATCTAGTATTGGGATTTACCTACATTTGAAGAATTTGGGGGAGGTAAAAGCTTATGTTAGATGA
- the prs gene encoding ribose-phosphate diphosphokinase codes for MIIIGGTATNGIDESLSKILSIPLVKVESKIFPDGESYIRVPSSIRNEEVLLVQTTDYPQDKHLIELFLIAETIRDLGAKKLTAVVPYLAYSRQDRRFKDGEAVSIKTILHILGEIGVNGLLVVEPHKPEELSYFKGELKIVHPYHQISRKIKEIVEDPFILAPDRGALDRARKIAEEISVPYSYIEKERDRTTGEVRIKEAPNINLKGKDVVLIDDIISTGGTIVQATRLAYSLGARSVTAVAVHLLLVGDAKERLREAGVKTLIGTNTINIKDKDIITIDVSQSIALSL; via the coding sequence ATGATAATAATAGGTGGAACAGCCACAAATGGAATAGATGAAAGTTTATCAAAAATATTATCCATACCTTTAGTAAAAGTGGAAAGTAAGATATTCCCAGATGGGGAATCCTACATAAGAGTACCCTCTTCAATTAGAAATGAAGAAGTATTATTGGTACAAACAACAGACTATCCCCAGGATAAACATCTAATAGAATTATTCCTAATTGCAGAAACCATCAGAGATCTAGGAGCTAAAAAGCTAACTGCCGTAGTCCCATACTTAGCGTATAGTAGACAAGATAGAAGATTCAAAGATGGAGAAGCAGTTAGTATAAAGACGATATTACATATACTCGGTGAAATAGGAGTTAACGGTTTATTGGTAGTAGAGCCACATAAACCAGAAGAACTGTCATACTTTAAAGGAGAACTTAAAATAGTCCATCCTTATCACCAAATTTCGAGAAAAATAAAGGAAATCGTTGAAGACCCATTCATATTGGCACCAGATAGAGGAGCATTAGATAGAGCCAGAAAAATCGCCGAAGAAATTAGTGTTCCATACTCTTATATCGAAAAGGAAAGGGATAGGACAACGGGCGAAGTTAGAATAAAAGAGGCACCAAACATAAACCTAAAAGGGAAAGATGTGGTTCTCATAGATGATATAATTAGTACTGGTGGTACCATAGTACAAGCTACACGTTTAGCCTATTCCTTAGGTGCTAGAAGCGTTACAGCTGTAGCAGTCCACCTATTACTAGTGGGAGATGCAAAAGAGAGGCTAAGAGAGGCGGGGGTGAAGACGTTGATAGGAACCAACACCATTAATATAAAGGACAAAGATATAATAACCATAGACGTTTCACAATCAATAGCACTAAGCTTATGA
- a CDS encoding ammonium transporter, which produces MKEWKYKVLLISQIILIMFLFSTILTHSQTATNSSAIQQLNQSIQSILNRTSSYPATAVPSWLDTGSNAWMLTAATFVGLQSVPGVALYYAGLSKKKYAVNSALMVFYAFAVVLVIWIIAGYSFGFGYPALLSIHGYGIFGYPVPAWGGLFEASETTYGPSGLHANIPTATFIFFQFVFAAITPILLAGGVLERMNFKAWMVFVPFWSLLVYSPVAYWLFAGGWLNQLGAVDFSGGYVIHVDAGVGALAAALAIGPRLASERRLEAHSLPLILAGAGLIWLGWDGFNGGDPLGATVDAAIAVLNTNIATAVSAVVWMLMDMKFFGKPTLVGATSGAITGLVAITPAAGYVNGWEAALIGIASGSIPWMALYWLEPKLRVDDTLGIFSTHGIAGIVGGLLTGVFANPAVTQFIYPGLTGALYGNWYQLGIQALAAAIVFVYDFAITFGLLKFIGLFIPLQAQPQELAIGDYAMHGEVAYSELLATIPENAKSKEQQVVLPKKEKENEEE; this is translated from the coding sequence ATGAAAGAGTGGAAATACAAGGTATTATTGATCAGCCAGATAATATTAATAATGTTTTTGTTTTCAACCATTTTAACGCATTCTCAAACTGCTACAAATTCATCTGCAATTCAACAATTGAATCAGTCAATACAATCGATCCTTAATAGAACATCTAGTTATCCAGCCACAGCAGTACCATCTTGGCTTGATACTGGTAGTAACGCGTGGATGCTAACTGCAGCTACTTTTGTGGGATTGCAAAGTGTACCTGGCGTTGCATTATATTATGCTGGATTGTCTAAAAAGAAGTATGCAGTTAACTCAGCATTAATGGTATTTTATGCATTTGCAGTAGTGTTGGTCATATGGATAATAGCTGGTTATAGTTTTGGTTTCGGTTATCCAGCATTACTTTCCATTCACGGCTACGGAATATTTGGATATCCTGTTCCAGCGTGGGGAGGACTTTTTGAAGCTTCAGAAACTACATACGGCCCTAGCGGTCTTCACGCAAATATACCAACTGCCACCTTTATATTCTTCCAGTTTGTGTTCGCCGCAATAACGCCGATATTATTAGCTGGAGGAGTACTGGAGAGAATGAACTTCAAAGCTTGGATGGTTTTTGTGCCCTTCTGGTCTCTCCTAGTATATAGCCCAGTTGCATATTGGTTGTTTGCGGGAGGGTGGTTAAATCAATTGGGTGCTGTGGACTTCTCTGGAGGTTATGTTATACATGTTGATGCTGGAGTGGGAGCTCTGGCTGCGGCACTAGCAATAGGTCCTAGGTTAGCCTCCGAAAGAAGACTAGAGGCACACAGCTTGCCTTTAATTTTAGCTGGAGCGGGGCTAATTTGGCTAGGCTGGGATGGGTTCAATGGCGGTGATCCACTAGGAGCTACAGTAGATGCTGCAATAGCAGTGCTGAACACAAATATTGCAACTGCAGTAAGTGCTGTAGTATGGATGTTAATGGACATGAAATTCTTTGGAAAGCCAACGTTAGTCGGGGCTACCAGTGGTGCTATAACTGGCTTGGTCGCAATTACACCAGCTGCAGGATACGTAAATGGTTGGGAAGCTGCGTTAATTGGAATAGCCTCTGGAAGTATACCATGGATGGCACTATATTGGTTAGAACCAAAACTAAGAGTTGACGATACACTTGGAATATTTTCTACTCACGGGATAGCTGGAATAGTAGGTGGTTTATTAACCGGAGTTTTTGCGAATCCCGCAGTTACACAATTTATATATCCAGGTTTAACAGGAGCCCTCTATGGTAATTGGTATCAGCTAGGAATTCAAGCGCTTGCAGCAGCAATTGTGTTCGTATACGACTTTGCAATAACTTTCGGCCTTCTAAAATTCATAGGATTATTTATACCATTACAAGCGCAACCTCAAGAACTAGCGATAGGAGATTACGCTATGCATGGAGAGGTAGCATATTCGGAATTATTAGCTACAATTCCAGAAAACGCTAAATCTAAGGAACAACAAGTCGTCTTGCCTAAGAAAGAAAAGGAGAATGAGGAAGAATGA
- a CDS encoding RNA-protein complex protein Nop10, with translation MKWKMKKCPKDNTYTFKDICPVCGSKTMIPHPSRFSPEDKYVKYRIELKKGVKLNC, from the coding sequence ATGAAGTGGAAAATGAAGAAATGTCCCAAAGATAACACCTATACTTTTAAAGATATTTGTCCTGTATGCGGCTCTAAGACTATGATTCCTCATCCATCTAGATTTTCTCCAGAAGATAAATACGTAAAATATAGGATTGAATTAAAAAAAGGAGTAAAGCTTAACTGTTAA
- a CDS encoding IS110 family RNA-guided transposase: MVDVSSEAKSSATGVTHPYRRTEHCDKIHEYRCDKEVGVIGIDVSKDYLITSRGRVRKYENSKKGYEEILKIKPCVIVLEPTGVYAIRPSQYFKEKGIKVLQVSPNMLSREKEFRGKKTDFYDAEKLENMVNKAKEYDYNPLKELVTLYLFLKDIETKYKNRLKRALFLVSDNDKVSKDRLEKLAKGDFTQEELYQLEYTPLVLEEIKILAKNLLETQERLKEVRRMIEGQVPQDHVLLTIPGVGRLAAGIIIGIVGDVKRFPKPESFVAYCGLDPVVERSGKAVVSRGISKRGNKYLRSLFYFLAMRSYSRNPTSLKFYETHKDRLKGKKLYVALARKLARVVWSVWYNNKPYEPK; the protein is encoded by the coding sequence ATGGTCGACGTGAGTTCTGAAGCAAAGTCTTCGGCTACGGGCGTGACTCACCCCTACCGTCGGACTGAACATTGTGATAAAATTCACGAATATAGGTGTGACAAAGAGGTAGGGGTAATAGGAATAGACGTATCAAAAGATTATTTAATAACTAGTAGGGGGAGGGTGAGAAAATACGAGAACAGTAAGAAGGGTTATGAGGAAATCCTCAAGATAAAACCTTGCGTAATAGTCCTAGAGCCTACCGGAGTATACGCAATAAGGCCTTCACAATACTTCAAGGAGAAAGGGATAAAAGTACTACAAGTAAGCCCAAACATGTTATCAAGAGAAAAGGAGTTTAGGGGAAAGAAAACAGATTTTTACGATGCAGAAAAATTAGAAAACATGGTTAACAAGGCTAAGGAGTACGATTACAACCCCTTAAAGGAATTAGTAACACTCTACCTCTTCCTAAAGGACATAGAGACGAAATACAAGAACAGGCTAAAGAGAGCACTATTCCTAGTAAGCGATAACGATAAGGTAAGCAAGGACAGGTTGGAAAAACTTGCGAAAGGAGATTTCACACAGGAAGAACTATACCAACTTGAATACACCCCCTTAGTACTTGAGGAAATCAAAATCCTGGCTAAAAACCTCCTAGAAACGCAAGAGAGGTTGAAGGAGGTTAGGAGGATGATTGAGGGGCAAGTCCCTCAAGACCACGTCCTATTAACGATACCAGGTGTTGGGAGGCTTGCAGCTGGTATTATTATTGGTATTGTTGGTGATGTTAAGCGTTTTCCTAAGCCTGAGTCCTTTGTTGCTTATTGCGGTTTAGATCCCGTAGTGGAGAGGAGCGGGAAGGCTGTGGTAAGTAGGGGGATTTCCAAGAGGGGTAATAAGTACTTGCGTAGCTTGTTCTACTTTTTAGCAATGAGGAGTTATTCTAGGAACCCAACCTCATTGAAGTTTTATGAAACACACAAGGATAGGTTGAAGGGTAAGAAGTTGTATGTCGCTTTGGCTAGGAAGTTGGCAAGGGTTGTTTGGAGTGTTTGGTATAATAATAAGCCTTATGAGCCTAAATAG
- a CDS encoding DNA polymerase sliding clamp has product MKAKVIDAVSFSYILRTVGDFLSEANFIVTKEGMRVSGIDPSRVVFLDVFLPSSYFEGFEVNQDKEIIGFKLEDVNDVLKRVLKDDTLILSSNESRLTLTFDGEFIRSFELPLIQVETTQPPSVNLEFPFKAQLLTVTFADIIDELSDLGEVLNIYSRENKLYFEVFGDLATSRVELSTDSGTLLEASGADVNSSYGMEYVVKTTKMRRASDSMELYFGSQIPLKLRFKLPQEGYGDFYIAPRAE; this is encoded by the coding sequence ATGAAAGCTAAGGTAATTGATGCTGTTTCATTCTCTTATATTTTGAGGACTGTGGGAGATTTTCTGAGTGAAGCTAACTTTATTGTAACTAAAGAGGGTATGCGAGTCAGTGGGATTGACCCTTCAAGAGTAGTTTTTCTAGACGTATTTTTACCGTCAAGTTACTTTGAGGGATTTGAAGTTAATCAAGATAAGGAAATAATAGGTTTTAAGTTAGAAGACGTAAATGATGTGCTAAAACGCGTGTTAAAGGACGATACATTAATACTCTCTTCGAACGAATCCAGGTTAACACTTACTTTTGATGGAGAATTCATTAGATCTTTTGAACTTCCATTAATTCAAGTTGAAACTACACAGCCACCTTCAGTTAATTTAGAGTTTCCATTTAAGGCACAACTACTTACTGTAACTTTTGCGGACATAATTGATGAATTATCTGATTTAGGTGAAGTTTTGAATATATATTCCAGGGAGAATAAACTTTATTTTGAAGTTTTTGGGGACCTCGCCACCTCAAGAGTAGAGTTGTCAACGGATAGTGGGACGTTATTAGAAGCTTCGGGTGCAGATGTCAATAGTAGTTATGGAATGGAATACGTTGTGAAGACCACTAAAATGAGAAGAGCTTCCGATTCAATGGAATTATATTTCGGTTCTCAAATACCTTTGAAACTTAGATTTAAATTACCGCAAGAAGGATATGGGGACTTTTACATTGCACCAAGGGCAGAGTAA
- a CDS encoding STT3 domain-containing protein, protein MQSVKGLRRDLRKTSFIDLPLIVGLSLVSILIRSLSANWPLAVNEFDPWYLFYNALLIAQVHGNWYAVPPDVLGWLPWGYFIELGNTIGLPFLVALASLPFYGTYGANAVYTVAIFSDILLAGLGVVASYLSIESITNSRLAGYMAAAIIAVSPALTYKNLLGGLPKTSWGAVFILFAIFLFNQGLKKKNIWYGVPAGFVLFLAEISWGGYTYIDLSLLVAAFLLILLNRNDETTANLYTIMVVVTSFLTSLAPNNIGFMSGLAHGLSLLLISAVLYLDLYLTKTLPKEIVDSRNLIVIAVLIFIFTIGLSGLSILRPTSAPIPSRYYAIINPFYQVTIPIDKTVAEYIPQPITAMIQDFGIALFLSVIGMYYLIRKGNLVGLWLLVLGVASIFGTSQQPYLFNYTAYMVAALGGLGVYYIADNLLKGVKNGNSSKILVGFFLAIVGISLVADAGLATLASNEPPAITNAATSFLTTNYSWVSAANWIRTHSPQHAFVLSWWDYGYWLEVLTNRSVIDENNTLNGTQIKLMAEMFLNNETFAANVLEKYFHLYPYGSPNYTIPVYIVAYDAVTLVYSGNQAQWYVGYPPSLPNAFFGYTTSLGDIGKAMGAMTTIAGYPLEEYINLTELNNTITQIINTYATTNPTIAQALASQVSQAEPFAWTPKAYNSLIVQMFIESLYQIGYGQPIAPFTTQIIPSSSGYIITGSPLPRVQLMYFQPAYIALFPVGNGGAGGVPYTTYIMVMVYQFTQPGVILKPTVVINS, encoded by the coding sequence ATGCAGTCAGTTAAGGGACTAAGAAGAGATTTACGGAAGACATCATTCATAGATTTACCCCTAATAGTAGGTCTTTCATTAGTTTCGATATTAATTAGAAGCCTAAGTGCTAATTGGCCTTTAGCAGTTAACGAATTCGATCCTTGGTATCTTTTCTATAATGCATTATTGATAGCTCAAGTTCATGGAAATTGGTACGCAGTACCTCCAGACGTATTAGGTTGGTTACCATGGGGATACTTCATTGAATTGGGGAATACTATAGGTTTGCCCTTCTTAGTAGCATTAGCCTCTTTGCCCTTCTATGGAACTTACGGAGCAAACGCAGTATATACGGTGGCAATATTTTCTGATATTTTGTTAGCTGGACTAGGAGTTGTAGCATCATATCTTTCGATAGAGTCCATAACTAATAGCAGATTAGCTGGTTATATGGCAGCTGCAATAATCGCAGTTTCTCCTGCGTTAACATATAAGAACTTGTTAGGTGGTCTTCCTAAGACATCCTGGGGTGCAGTGTTTATCCTATTTGCAATTTTCCTCTTTAATCAAGGCTTAAAGAAGAAGAACATCTGGTATGGTGTACCCGCAGGTTTTGTGTTATTTTTAGCCGAGATCTCTTGGGGAGGTTATACATATATTGACTTAAGTTTGCTCGTAGCAGCGTTCTTACTAATTTTACTGAATAGAAATGATGAGACTACTGCAAACTTGTACACAATAATGGTAGTTGTAACTTCATTTCTAACTTCATTAGCCCCAAATAATATAGGTTTCATGTCTGGGTTAGCACACGGCCTATCATTACTCTTAATTTCAGCAGTTCTTTATTTAGACTTATATCTAACTAAAACGCTACCTAAAGAAATCGTAGATTCAAGAAATCTAATAGTAATTGCAGTACTAATTTTCATATTCACCATAGGATTATCTGGGTTATCAATACTAAGACCTACATCAGCGCCAATACCATCAAGGTATTACGCTATAATAAACCCGTTTTATCAAGTTACAATACCGATAGATAAGACAGTAGCAGAGTATATTCCCCAGCCGATAACTGCAATGATACAAGATTTCGGAATAGCACTATTTTTGTCAGTCATAGGGATGTATTACTTGATAAGAAAAGGAAACCTAGTAGGTTTATGGTTATTGGTATTGGGAGTTGCTAGCATATTTGGCACATCACAACAGCCCTACCTATTTAACTATACAGCCTATATGGTAGCTGCCTTAGGAGGTTTAGGAGTTTATTACATTGCAGATAACCTACTAAAGGGAGTGAAAAATGGAAACAGCAGCAAAATTTTAGTAGGCTTTTTCTTAGCTATTGTAGGAATATCCTTAGTAGCAGATGCTGGATTGGCAACACTAGCGAGCAATGAACCTCCGGCAATAACCAATGCTGCTACAAGCTTCTTAACAACTAACTACTCTTGGGTATCTGCAGCAAATTGGATAAGAACCCATTCACCACAACACGCGTTTGTATTATCCTGGTGGGATTATGGGTATTGGCTGGAGGTCCTGACAAATAGGAGCGTTATAGATGAAAATAATACGCTTAATGGTACACAAATTAAACTAATGGCAGAAATGTTCTTGAACAATGAAACTTTCGCAGCGAATGTCCTAGAAAAATATTTCCACCTGTATCCTTATGGTAGTCCAAACTATACTATACCAGTTTATATAGTGGCATATGATGCTGTTACGCTAGTATATTCTGGTAATCAAGCCCAATGGTACGTAGGATACCCACCTAGTTTACCTAATGCGTTCTTTGGATATACAACAAGTTTAGGAGATATTGGAAAGGCTATGGGAGCAATGACAACAATAGCTGGATATCCTCTAGAAGAATACATAAACCTAACCGAATTAAATAATACAATAACACAAATAATTAATACCTATGCAACTACTAATCCAACTATTGCCCAAGCATTAGCTTCACAAGTTTCACAAGCTGAACCATTTGCATGGACCCCTAAAGCATATAACTCACTTATAGTCCAAATGTTCATTGAGAGTCTGTATCAAATAGGATACGGACAACCAATAGCTCCATTCACAACACAAATAATTCCTAGCAGTTCTGGATATATTATAACGGGATCTCCATTACCACGTGTTCAACTAATGTATTTCCAACCTGCATATATAGCACTATTCCCGGTAGGAAATGGAGGTGCTGGAGGAGTTCCATACACTACTTACATAATGGTCATGGTATACCAGTTTACACAGCCCGGTGTTATACTAAAACCTACAGTAGTAATTAACAGTTAA
- a CDS encoding translation initiation factor IF-2 subunit alpha has translation MIYSRSRLPSEGEILIATVKQVFDYGSYVTLDEYGGLQAFLPWSEVSSKWVKNIRDVLKENRKVVVKVIRVDRRKGTVDVSLKKVTDDERRKKNLQWKKIQRLDKILELVSQQLKLSEKDAWEQVAWKLEAKYGDPISAIERAVKEGEKILIDAGVPEIWIKPLLEEAAKHTEEKKVKMSGLITVKTSEPLGVQKIKEVMSKALENIEQDYESILNVKIYTIGAPRYRVDVVGTNPKDASEALNQIISNLIKIGKEENVDISVVKK, from the coding sequence ATGATTTACAGTAGAAGCAGACTCCCCTCAGAAGGGGAAATTTTAATCGCAACTGTAAAACAAGTTTTTGATTATGGTAGTTACGTTACCTTAGATGAATATGGTGGTTTACAAGCCTTTTTACCTTGGAGTGAAGTAAGTAGTAAGTGGGTTAAGAACATAAGAGATGTTTTAAAGGAAAATAGGAAAGTTGTAGTAAAGGTAATTAGGGTTGATAGGAGAAAAGGTACTGTAGATGTATCATTAAAGAAGGTTACTGATGACGAGAGAAGAAAGAAGAATCTGCAATGGAAGAAAATTCAAAGATTAGATAAAATTTTGGAACTGGTATCTCAACAACTAAAATTAAGTGAGAAAGATGCGTGGGAGCAAGTAGCGTGGAAATTAGAGGCTAAGTATGGTGACCCTATTTCAGCAATTGAGAGGGCCGTTAAAGAGGGAGAAAAAATACTAATTGATGCAGGAGTTCCGGAAATCTGGATTAAACCATTACTGGAAGAAGCAGCAAAGCATACAGAAGAAAAGAAAGTGAAAATGTCTGGACTTATAACAGTCAAGACTAGTGAGCCCTTAGGAGTTCAAAAAATTAAAGAGGTAATGTCTAAAGCCTTAGAAAATATAGAACAAGACTACGAGAGTATATTAAATGTTAAGATATATACTATTGGTGCCCCTAGGTATAGAGTTGATGTAGTAGGAACTAATCCAAAAGACGCCTCAGAGGCACTAAACCAGATTATATCTAATTTAATTAAGATAGGAAAAGAGGAAAACGTAGATATAAGCGTGGTCAAGAAATGA
- a CDS encoding 50S ribosomal protein L44e: protein MKVPKVISTYCPKCKTHTDHSVSLYKSGKRRNLAEGQRRYERKNIGYGSKRKPEQKRFAKVTKKQTLVLKCSKCGYTIVKEGIRVKKLELVEVAK, encoded by the coding sequence ATGAAAGTCCCTAAGGTCATTAGTACATATTGTCCAAAGTGTAAGACTCATACAGATCATTCTGTGTCACTATATAAGAGCGGTAAGAGAAGGAATCTAGCAGAAGGACAGAGAAGATATGAGAGAAAGAATATTGGATATGGAAGTAAAAGAAAACCAGAACAGAAGAGATTTGCAAAAGTTACAAAGAAACAAACATTAGTATTGAAGTGTTCTAAGTGTGGTTATACTATAGTAAAAGAGGGAATTAGAGTAAAGAAGTTAGAATTAGTAGAGGTGGCTAAGTAA
- a CDS encoding OsmC family protein: MTTITFTAEGKLERDKVIVDLNGTEIRVGLLGSDNPTPEEFCLASAISCLILTVYYIAREKGVAINSIEGYIEGKMDTKGFQGFKEVPPGLLEVNYELIVDSKDTRISEILKEAEERCPMRDTLTRSVKVNINWKIKS; this comes from the coding sequence TTGACAACGATAACGTTTACTGCAGAAGGTAAGCTAGAGAGGGATAAGGTTATTGTAGACTTAAATGGAACTGAGATAAGAGTAGGTTTATTAGGATCTGATAATCCTACTCCAGAGGAATTCTGTCTTGCTTCTGCAATATCTTGTCTTATCTTGACTGTGTACTATATAGCAAGAGAAAAAGGTGTCGCTATAAATTCAATTGAAGGATATATTGAAGGGAAAATGGATACTAAAGGATTTCAAGGATTTAAAGAAGTCCCTCCAGGTTTATTAGAGGTCAATTACGAGTTAATAGTTGATTCGAAAGATACTAGGATAAGTGAAATATTAAAAGAGGCTGAAGAACGATGTCCAATGAGGGATACGTTAACAAGGAGTGTTAAAGTAAATATTAATTGGAAAATCAAAAGTTGA
- a CDS encoding 30S ribosomal protein S27e has translation MKKLRILIPEPKSRFLRIKCPNCGNEQTIFSHSTFPVRCLSCGTELVYSVGGKAKIVGEVVRIMG, from the coding sequence ATGAAGAAATTAAGAATCCTAATACCAGAACCAAAAAGCAGATTCCTTCGAATAAAGTGTCCAAATTGTGGTAACGAGCAAACAATATTTAGTCACTCTACATTTCCAGTTAGATGTTTAAGTTGTGGGACTGAGTTGGTCTACTCTGTTGGTGGTAAAGCAAAAATAGTTGGAGAAGTAGTTAGAATAATGGGTTAA